One window from the genome of Deinococcus arcticus encodes:
- a CDS encoding HpcH/HpaI aldolase/citrate lyase family protein, with the protein MTPPLPLRPRSLLFAPGNRAELVAKLPRSAPDAVVIDLEDAIPATPEAKAAARPVARDAARDLMAAHPHLPVFLRVNAPHSPYFEDDLAVLTPELAGVVVPKLESAADVRRVVAALEARGLSLPLLAGLETGAGVWYALDILREDAVGWAYFGAEDYTTDLGGQRTPGGLEVLYARSQVALAARLAGVPVLDIVVTRLNDEAAFREDAAQGRALGYAGKLCIHPAQVALAHEIFGATEAELNRARALLAAAHDASLSGHGAFAFEGQMVDEPMLAAARAVVGRGT; encoded by the coding sequence GTGACGCCTCCTCTGCCCCTGCGTCCCCGCAGCCTGCTGTTTGCGCCGGGCAACCGCGCTGAACTGGTGGCCAAGCTGCCACGCAGCGCGCCCGACGCTGTGGTGATTGACCTGGAAGACGCCATTCCCGCCACCCCCGAGGCCAAGGCCGCCGCCCGCCCCGTGGCCCGCGACGCCGCGCGCGACCTGATGGCGGCCCACCCTCACCTGCCCGTGTTTCTGCGGGTGAACGCGCCGCACTCTCCCTACTTTGAAGACGACCTGGCGGTGCTGACGCCCGAACTGGCCGGCGTGGTGGTGCCCAAGCTGGAATCGGCGGCGGATGTGCGGCGGGTGGTGGCGGCGCTAGAGGCGCGCGGCCTGAGCCTTCCTCTGCTGGCCGGGCTGGAAACGGGCGCGGGCGTCTGGTACGCCCTGGACATCCTGCGCGAGGACGCGGTGGGATGGGCCTATTTTGGCGCCGAGGACTACACCACCGACCTGGGCGGGCAGCGCACGCCGGGAGGGTTAGAGGTGCTGTACGCCCGCTCGCAGGTGGCGCTGGCCGCGCGGCTGGCGGGGGTACCGGTGCTGGACATCGTGGTCACGCGCCTGAACGACGAGGCCGCCTTTCGTGAGGACGCCGCGCAGGGCCGCGCGCTGGGCTACGCGGGCAAGCTGTGCATTCACCCGGCGCAGGTGGCCCTGGCCCACGAGATTTTTGGGGCCACCGAGGCCGAATTGAACCGTGCCCGCGCCCTGCTGGCCGCCGCCCACGACGCCAGTCTGAGCGGTCACGGCGCCTTCGCCTTTGAGGGGCAGATGGTGGACGAGCCGATGCTGGCGGCGGCGCGCGCTGTGGTGGGTCGTGGGACGTAG
- a CDS encoding MFS transporter has product MDPLTSAPSGPQHPGTPHPGPGWATRYWAIFGGQALSLIGSAMTQFVLLWWITDTTGSAAALGTAGVAALLPQALLGPLGGTFADRYSRRTIMIVADTVSAACMGVLIWLFASGNVELWHVYTMMFIRSAMQAFQGPAAAASTAMLVPPEFLPRAAGFNQTLQGLMTVAAAPLGALAISVLPLGAALGIDVVTALLGIVPLLLFRIPQHTVAREDRRGVWAEFREGLSVVWRNPGLRRLYGLLGVVVLVVMPTFTLTPLLVKAHFGGGAGQVALMEGLSGVGMIAGGLLVAALNPGRPIVTVLLALAASCLTVALTAAAPADWFWLAVVWWVVSGATFAFGNAPLTATLQRTVPNHLQGRVLSLLNTVMGLAGPVGLALAAPLGEWLGVRGLFMVGGVLGAAACLAGFLSPALLRLERQETPAG; this is encoded by the coding sequence ATGGACCCGCTGACTTCTGCGCCCTCTGGCCCCCAACACCCTGGCACCCCACACCCCGGCCCAGGCTGGGCCACCCGCTACTGGGCCATTTTTGGCGGGCAGGCGCTGTCGCTGATTGGCTCGGCCATGACGCAGTTTGTGCTGCTGTGGTGGATTACCGACACCACGGGCAGCGCCGCCGCCCTGGGCACGGCGGGCGTGGCCGCGCTGCTACCTCAGGCGCTGCTGGGGCCGCTGGGCGGCACCTTTGCCGACCGTTACAGCCGCCGCACCATCATGATCGTGGCGGATACGGTCAGCGCCGCGTGCATGGGGGTACTGATCTGGCTGTTCGCCAGCGGCAACGTGGAGTTGTGGCACGTCTACACCATGATGTTTATTCGCAGCGCCATGCAGGCCTTTCAGGGACCTGCCGCCGCCGCCAGCACCGCCATGCTGGTGCCGCCCGAATTCCTGCCGCGCGCCGCCGGGTTTAACCAGACCCTGCAGGGCCTGATGACGGTGGCCGCCGCGCCGCTGGGGGCATTGGCCATCAGCGTGCTGCCGCTGGGCGCCGCGCTGGGCATTGATGTCGTGACCGCCCTGCTGGGCATTGTCCCGCTGCTGCTGTTCCGTATTCCGCAACACACCGTGGCCCGCGAGGACCGCCGGGGCGTCTGGGCCGAATTCCGCGAAGGACTGAGTGTGGTGTGGCGCAACCCCGGGCTGCGGCGGCTGTACGGCCTGCTGGGCGTGGTGGTCCTGGTCGTGATGCCCACCTTCACCCTGACCCCGCTGCTGGTGAAAGCCCATTTTGGCGGCGGGGCCGGGCAGGTGGCCCTCATGGAAGGGCTGTCGGGCGTGGGCATGATTGCGGGCGGTCTGCTGGTGGCGGCCCTGAACCCGGGACGGCCCATCGTCACGGTGCTGCTGGCGCTGGCGGCCTCGTGCCTGACAGTGGCCCTGACAGCAGCAGCCCCGGCGGACTGGTTCTGGCTGGCGGTGGTGTGGTGGGTGGTGAGCGGCGCGACCTTCGCGTTTGGCAACGCGCCCCTGACGGCCACCCTGCAGCGCACCGTGCCCAACCACCTTCAGGGGCGGGTGCTGTCACTGCTGAACACCGTGATGGGGCTGGCGGGCCCGGTGGGGCTGGCGCTGGCTGCGCCGCTGGGCGAATGGCTCGGCGTGCGCGGCCTGTTCATGGTGGGCGGCGTGCTGGGCGCGGCGGCGTGTCTGGCGGGCTTCCTCTCCCCCGCCCTGCTGCGTCTGGAACGTCAGGAAACCCCTGCCGGGTAA
- a CDS encoding metal ABC transporter permease, with the protein MIETLLEPLTYDFMVRALLVSSLVGAACAVLSCFVTLKGWSLLGDAVSHAVLPGVVLAYLLGWPFVVGAFLFGLLSVSAIGFIGSRSRVKEDTVIGVVFTALFSLGLVMISKISSEVHLSHILFGDVLGIGQSELLQTIIAGTLALAAVLLLRKDLVLYIFDPSHARSIGLNTTLLYYALLAILALTIVTALQTVGVILVVAMLITPGATAYLLTDRFGHMLWLAVACGVLSSVLGTYASYFLDGATGACIVLTQSLLFGLAFVFAPKHGQLARRRQQRRERLEELNQPLG; encoded by the coding sequence ATGATCGAAACGCTGCTGGAGCCGCTCACCTACGATTTCATGGTGCGCGCCCTGCTGGTCAGCTCGCTGGTGGGGGCCGCGTGCGCGGTCCTGTCTTGCTTTGTGACCCTCAAAGGCTGGTCGCTGCTGGGCGACGCGGTGTCGCACGCCGTTCTGCCCGGGGTGGTGCTGGCCTACCTGCTGGGCTGGCCTTTCGTGGTGGGGGCGTTTCTGTTCGGCCTGCTCAGCGTCTCGGCCATCGGCTTTATCGGCTCGCGCTCGCGGGTCAAGGAAGACACCGTGATTGGCGTGGTGTTCACGGCGCTGTTCTCGCTGGGGCTGGTCATGATTTCCAAGATTTCCAGCGAGGTCCACCTGTCGCACATCCTGTTCGGGGACGTGCTGGGTATTGGCCAGTCTGAACTGCTGCAGACCATCATTGCCGGCACCCTGGCGCTGGCAGCGGTGCTGCTGCTGCGCAAGGACCTTGTGCTGTACATCTTCGATCCCTCGCACGCGCGCAGCATCGGCCTGAACACCACGCTGCTGTACTACGCGCTGCTGGCGATCCTGGCCCTGACCATCGTGACCGCGCTGCAGACCGTGGGCGTGATTCTGGTGGTGGCCATGCTCATTACCCCTGGGGCCACCGCCTATCTGCTCACCGACCGCTTTGGACACATGCTGTGGCTGGCAGTGGCCTGTGGGGTGCTGTCCAGCGTGCTGGGTACCTACGCCAGCTATTTCCTGGACGGCGCTACCGGGGCGTGCATCGTCCTGACCCAGAGCCTGCTGTTCGGGCTGGCCTTCGTGTTTGCGCCCAAACATGGGCAGCTGGCCCGTCGCCGCCAGCAACGCCGCGAGCGTCTGGAAGAACTGAACCAGCCACTAGGCTAA
- the pepF gene encoding oligoendopeptidase F translates to MTTIQASTLPSRADVPRDQTWDIEALFATPEAWQAEAEALPGAMDALGAHAGRLGTPEGLLAYLTAADDVELRLMRFFSYASMGASVDGRDAVAAARRDQASTLAAHYSTATAFFRPEVLTLDDSTVRGWLETPAFADQRVRLERLLRGKPHVRSAEVEELLGAVQAPFASERGIHPALANMDLRFGTAGGTTITQGNVDRLTAHPEREVRREAWENYADAHLAARHAQAAMYATNVRQGVFLARARRYPDAITATLAPDRIPVEVVTTLLDTYRAHTPVWHRYWRVRRDWLGLNELREYDVKAALVAPCEVSYAQAVDWLAEGMAPLGDEYVAELRRGLTTERWVDYAENEGKRQGAYSNGGGRVKPYIFMTWNGTMNSYSTLAHEIGHSMHSLLSQREHAFSVPRYTLFHAEVASNFNQAMVRAHLLEQARAAGDTTFEVQIIEEALSNFHRYFFIMPTLAAFEMEAYRRIEAGGTLSAPDLMTLTADLLSQGYGDGVTMDRDRSGILWAQFSTHLYANFYAYQYATGISAAHQILEQFRADPDAARERYLRFLKSGGRLDPIDALQEAGVDMLSPAPVQATFRTLESYVARLEELLPQRR, encoded by the coding sequence ATGACCACAATCCAGGCGTCCACCCTGCCCTCCCGTGCCGATGTGCCCCGCGACCAGACCTGGGATATTGAGGCGCTGTTTGCCACCCCGGAAGCGTGGCAGGCCGAGGCCGAGGCGTTGCCCGGGGCTATGGACGCCCTGGGGGCCCACGCCGGGCGCCTGGGCACGCCCGAGGGCCTGCTGGCCTACCTGACCGCCGCCGACGACGTGGAACTGCGCCTGATGCGCTTTTTTTCCTATGCCAGCATGGGCGCCAGCGTGGATGGCCGCGACGCGGTGGCCGCCGCCCGGCGCGATCAGGCCAGCACCCTGGCAGCGCACTACAGCACAGCAACGGCTTTTTTCCGCCCCGAAGTGCTGACCCTGGACGACAGCACCGTGCGCGGCTGGCTGGAGACGCCTGCTTTTGCCGATCAGCGTGTGCGCCTGGAGCGTCTTCTGCGCGGCAAGCCCCATGTGCGCAGCGCCGAGGTGGAAGAACTGCTGGGCGCAGTGCAGGCGCCCTTTGCCAGTGAGCGCGGCATTCACCCGGCGCTGGCCAACATGGACCTGCGCTTTGGCACGGCGGGCGGCACCACCATCACCCAGGGCAATGTGGACCGCCTGACTGCCCACCCCGAGCGCGAGGTCAGGCGCGAAGCCTGGGAGAACTACGCCGACGCCCACCTCGCCGCGCGCCACGCGCAGGCGGCCATGTACGCCACCAACGTGCGCCAGGGCGTGTTCCTGGCCCGCGCCCGCCGCTACCCCGACGCCATCACGGCGACGCTGGCCCCCGACCGCATTCCTGTGGAGGTGGTGACCACCCTGCTGGACACCTACCGCGCCCACACGCCCGTCTGGCACCGCTACTGGCGGGTGCGCCGCGACTGGCTGGGCCTGAATGAACTGCGCGAGTACGACGTCAAGGCCGCCCTGGTCGCCCCGTGTGAAGTGAGCTACGCCCAGGCCGTGGACTGGCTTGCCGAGGGCATGGCGCCCCTGGGTGACGAGTACGTGGCCGAGCTGCGCCGGGGCCTGACCACCGAGCGCTGGGTGGACTACGCCGAGAACGAGGGCAAGCGCCAGGGCGCCTACAGCAACGGCGGCGGGCGCGTCAAACCCTACATCTTCATGACCTGGAACGGCACCATGAACTCGTACTCCACCCTGGCGCACGAGATCGGGCACTCCATGCACTCGCTGCTCTCGCAGCGCGAACACGCGTTCTCGGTGCCGCGCTACACGCTGTTTCACGCCGAGGTGGCCAGCAACTTCAACCAGGCGATGGTCCGCGCCCACCTGCTGGAACAGGCCCGCGCGGCCGGGGACACCACCTTCGAGGTCCAGATCATCGAAGAAGCGCTGTCCAACTTTCACCGCTACTTCTTCATCATGCCCACCCTGGCCGCTTTCGAGATGGAAGCTTACCGGCGCATTGAAGCGGGCGGCACCCTCAGCGCCCCGGACCTGATGACCCTGACGGCCGATCTGCTCTCGCAGGGCTACGGCGACGGCGTGACCATGGACCGCGACCGCTCCGGCATCCTGTGGGCGCAGTTTTCCACGCACCTGTACGCCAACTTCTATGCCTACCAGTACGCCACCGGCATCAGCGCGGCGCACCAGATTCTGGAACAGTTCCGCGCCGATCCGGACGCGGCCCGCGAGCGTTACCTGCGCTTCCTGAAGTCGGGTGGCCGCCTGGACCCCATTGACGCGCTGCAGGAAGCGGGCGTGGACATGCTGAGCCCGGCGCCGGTGCAGGCCACCTTCCGCACCCTGGAAAGTTACGTGGCCCGTCTGGAAGAGCTGTTGCCACAGCGGCGTTAA
- a CDS encoding metal ABC transporter ATP-binding protein has product MNPHALDIQDLSVAYGGGRLALRHATLTVQEGSICGLIGMNGTGKSTLFKSAMGFLPPITGQIRVFGQPMRAAQRQGLIAYVPQSEDVDWDFPVSVGDVVMMGRQGRMGFLRRPGVRDREMVHDALARVGMETFAGRQIGELSGGQKKRAFLARALAQEARLLLLDEPFGGVDVGTGEAIIALLRNLRDQGCSVLVSTHDLDTLQEFCDHVAFVGERTVLVSGPTATTLTAENMARAFGGRQHVVPPPARVEVGA; this is encoded by the coding sequence ATGAACCCGCACGCACTGGACATTCAGGACCTCAGCGTGGCCTACGGCGGGGGGCGGCTGGCCCTGCGCCACGCCACCCTGACCGTGCAGGAGGGCAGCATCTGCGGCCTGATCGGCATGAACGGCACCGGCAAGAGCACCCTGTTCAAGTCGGCCATGGGCTTCCTGCCGCCTATCACCGGGCAGATCCGGGTGTTTGGCCAGCCCATGCGGGCCGCGCAGCGCCAGGGGCTGATTGCCTACGTGCCCCAGAGCGAGGACGTGGACTGGGATTTTCCAGTCAGTGTGGGCGACGTGGTGATGATGGGGCGCCAGGGCCGCATGGGCTTCCTGCGCCGCCCCGGTGTGCGCGACCGCGAGATGGTGCATGACGCCCTGGCCCGCGTGGGCATGGAGACCTTTGCTGGCCGCCAGATTGGTGAACTCAGCGGCGGCCAGAAAAAACGCGCTTTCCTGGCGCGCGCGCTGGCCCAGGAAGCCCGGCTGCTGCTGCTGGACGAACCCTTCGGCGGCGTGGATGTGGGCACGGGCGAGGCCATCATCGCCCTGCTGCGCAACCTGCGTGACCAGGGGTGCAGCGTGCTGGTCAGCACCCACGACCTCGACACCCTGCAGGAGTTCTGCGATCACGTGGCTTTTGTGGGGGAGCGCACCGTGCTGGTCAGCGGCCCCACCGCCACCACCCTCACGGCCGAGAACATGGCCCGCGCCTTCGGGGGGCGGCAGCATGTGGTCCCGCCGCCCGCGCGCGTGGAGGTGGGCGCATGA
- the nusA gene encoding transcription termination factor NusA, producing the protein MSQPEFNFADALREVAQARNINELQLIEAFEQSLAQAYTRNVEPDKRIEVHLDPQSGELEVLVVREVVEKVEDENLQISLADALELDPGVEVGMEMEFPVDREKFSRIALQAAKQTLTQKMRETERNVVFNEYKDREGQVLTAQVVRSDNKGNWFVELGAGEAILPPREQIPGEKLTPGNRVKIYLKEVRKTPKGPTILASRADERLLDYLLRQEIPEVANGIVEVKAIAREAGQRSKVAVFSHNSNVDPIGACIGHRGNRIQAVTGELGRERVDVILWDANTRDFIRNALSPAKVGLIEAQAERREATVTVTPDQLSLAIGKGGQNVRLAAKLTGFKIDLRETAAISDLDAAMQQAMHDDQGAQGNAAAQSAFDALFKDSKSVATASPDDVE; encoded by the coding sequence ATGAGCCAACCCGAATTCAATTTCGCCGACGCCCTGCGGGAAGTGGCGCAGGCGCGCAACATCAATGAACTGCAGCTGATCGAGGCGTTCGAGCAGAGCCTCGCGCAGGCCTACACCCGCAACGTGGAACCCGACAAGCGCATCGAGGTGCATCTGGACCCGCAGAGCGGCGAACTGGAAGTGCTGGTCGTGCGCGAGGTCGTGGAGAAGGTGGAAGACGAGAACCTGCAGATTTCCCTGGCCGACGCGCTGGAGCTGGACCCCGGCGTGGAAGTGGGCATGGAGATGGAATTCCCGGTGGACCGCGAGAAGTTCTCGCGCATTGCCCTGCAGGCCGCCAAGCAGACGCTGACCCAGAAGATGCGCGAAACCGAGCGCAACGTGGTGTTCAACGAGTACAAGGACCGCGAGGGGCAGGTGCTGACCGCGCAGGTGGTGCGCAGCGACAACAAGGGCAACTGGTTCGTGGAACTGGGCGCGGGCGAGGCGATTCTGCCCCCCCGCGAGCAGATTCCCGGCGAGAAGCTGACCCCCGGCAACCGCGTCAAGATCTACCTCAAGGAAGTGCGCAAGACGCCCAAGGGCCCCACCATTCTGGCCAGCCGCGCCGACGAGCGGCTGCTGGATTACCTGCTGCGCCAGGAAATTCCCGAAGTCGCCAACGGCATCGTGGAGGTCAAGGCGATTGCGCGTGAAGCCGGGCAACGCTCCAAGGTGGCGGTGTTTTCCCACAACAGCAACGTGGACCCCATCGGCGCGTGCATCGGGCACCGGGGCAACCGCATTCAGGCGGTCACGGGCGAACTGGGCCGCGAGCGCGTGGACGTGATTCTGTGGGACGCCAACACCCGCGACTTCATTCGCAACGCGCTGTCGCCCGCCAAGGTGGGGCTGATTGAAGCGCAGGCCGAGCGCCGCGAAGCCACTGTGACCGTCACGCCCGATCAGCTGTCGCTGGCCATCGGCAAGGGCGGCCAGAACGTGCGGCTGGCGGCCAAGCTGACCGGCTTCAAGATTGACCTGCGGGAAACGGCCGCCATCAGCGACCTGGACGCGGCCATGCAGCAGGCCATGCACGACGATCAGGGCGCTCAGGGCAACGCGGCGGCCCAGTCGGCCTTTGACGCGCTGTTCAAGGACAGCAAGTCGGTGGCCACCGCCAGCCCGGACGACGTGGAGTAA
- a CDS encoding TetR/AcrR family transcriptional regulator — translation MARIRQPELTRAALLRAARQVVQDQGAALSLDAVARAAGVSKGGLLHHFPTRDALLQALALALVEQFREGLEAAYARERAEHGERPGAWLRAYITLTFCEEDEDTALHRALVPLAGQPALLAALAQAQVFLLERAEADGLPPGAAHAIRLACDGHWLAELTGQPRLSPAQTQAMQEALTAWTR, via the coding sequence ATGGCCAGAATCCGTCAACCCGAACTCACGCGCGCCGCCCTGCTGCGGGCCGCCCGGCAGGTGGTGCAGGACCAGGGGGCCGCCCTGTCGCTGGACGCCGTGGCGCGTGCGGCTGGCGTCAGCAAGGGGGGGCTGCTGCATCACTTTCCCACCCGCGACGCCCTGCTTCAGGCGCTGGCGCTGGCGCTGGTGGAGCAGTTTCGGGAGGGGCTGGAGGCCGCCTATGCCCGAGAGCGGGCCGAACACGGCGAGCGGCCGGGGGCGTGGCTGCGCGCGTACATCACCCTGACCTTCTGCGAGGAGGACGAGGACACGGCCCTGCACCGCGCCCTGGTGCCCTTGGCCGGGCAACCCGCGTTGCTGGCTGCCCTGGCGCAGGCGCAGGTGTTTCTGCTGGAACGCGCCGAGGCCGATGGCCTGCCCCCTGGCGCAGCGCACGCCATTCGCCTGGCCTGCGACGGCCACTGGCTGGCCGAACTGACCGGGCAGCCCCGCTTGAGCCCGGCCCAGACCCAGGCCATGCAGGAGGCGCTGACCGCATGGACCCGCTGA
- the rimP gene encoding ribosome maturation factor RimP, translating into MNNNATHNLEGLARKALAPLGFEVLEVQVQNLGGQPVVLIRIDRLDEQPVTVDDLTKASRAAEAEFDRVDPIAGEYRLEFESPGAKRPLIRARHFERMLGLKARVRGEGGVAFTAPITAVSGDQVTFTVNGEPQTLTVGTFQANLAEFPDRHR; encoded by the coding sequence ATGAATAACAACGCAACACACAATCTGGAAGGGCTGGCCCGCAAGGCCCTGGCGCCGCTGGGCTTCGAGGTGCTGGAGGTGCAGGTGCAGAACCTGGGCGGGCAGCCGGTCGTGCTCATTCGCATTGACCGGCTGGACGAGCAGCCCGTGACCGTGGACGACCTGACCAAGGCCAGCCGCGCCGCCGAGGCTGAATTCGACCGCGTGGACCCTATTGCCGGGGAATACCGATTGGAATTCGAGTCGCCGGGCGCCAAGCGGCCCCTGATCCGGGCGCGGCACTTTGAGCGCATGCTGGGCCTGAAAGCGAGGGTGCGCGGCGAGGGCGGGGTGGCGTTTACAGCGCCCATTACCGCCGTCAGCGGCGATCAGGTGACCTTTACCGTGAACGGTGAGCCCCAGACCCTGACCGTGGGCACGTTCCAGGCCAACCTGGCCGAGTTCCCTGACCGGCACCGCTGA
- a CDS encoding MaoC family dehydratase: MNEDLQRPQGRYLEELTPGTVIRHRVTRTLTEADNVFFTTLTMNPQPLHLDHEYAAQTEFGRPLVNSLLTLSLLVGLSVHELTLGTLVANLGLTDVVFPRPVFHGDTIRAESEVLEVRESRSRPDAGIVIVEHRALNGRGEVVARCKRTALMQKRPADA; this comes from the coding sequence ATGAATGAAGACCTGCAGCGCCCCCAGGGCCGCTATCTGGAAGAACTGACGCCCGGCACCGTCATTCGCCACCGCGTCACGCGCACACTGACCGAGGCAGACAACGTGTTCTTTACGACGCTGACCATGAACCCCCAGCCCCTGCACCTGGACCACGAATACGCGGCGCAGACCGAGTTTGGCCGGCCGCTGGTCAACAGCCTGCTGACTCTGTCGCTGCTGGTGGGCCTCAGTGTGCACGAGCTGACGCTGGGCACGCTGGTGGCCAACCTTGGCCTGACGGACGTGGTGTTTCCCAGGCCCGTCTTTCACGGCGACACCATTCGCGCGGAATCGGAGGTGCTGGAGGTGCGCGAGAGCCGCAGCCGACCGGACGCCGGGATTGTGATCGTGGAGCACCGCGCCCTGAACGGGCGGGGCGAGGTGGTGGCAAGGTGCAAACGCACCGCGCTGATGCAGAAACGGCCTGCCGACGCCTGA
- a CDS encoding YlxR family protein, with the protein MTGPHATPTRHVPERTCVACRRKRPQGDFLRLTRVAGVWTLSQGHRQGRGAYLCADTPACWQDKRLRRTFGAQAAAVAALLEGPPGVTDS; encoded by the coding sequence TTGACGGGCCCGCACGCCACCCCCACCCGGCACGTGCCCGAACGCACCTGCGTGGCGTGCCGCCGCAAACGGCCGCAGGGCGACTTCCTGCGCCTGACGCGGGTGGCCGGGGTCTGGACCCTGAGCCAGGGACACAGGCAGGGCCGGGGCGCCTACCTGTGCGCGGATACACCCGCCTGCTGGCAGGACAAGCGGCTGCGCCGCACGTTCGGGGCGCAGGCGGCGGCCGTGGCGGCGCTTCTTGAGGGCCCACCGGGCGTCACCGATTCATAA
- the infB gene encoding translation initiation factor IF-2 — MSKVRIYTLAKDLGVENARMLEILDGLGVSYKSVSSTIEEDTVELIKQILAEEQAEGTSAEATAEPTVQAPAEQATPEQPAAAPVPQAKAAPVTDAQGDGGTSEVPHRAPVVTIMGHVDHGKTSLLDYIRKTKVAAKEAGGITQHVGAFEAKTSKGKIVFIDTPGHEAFTTIRARGANVADIAIIVIAADDSLMPQTREAIAHAQAAKVPMIVAINKVDLPQADPERVKTDLTQLNLVPEEYGGDLVVVPVSARTGEGVEDLLEYISLTAELEDLRADPRAAFGGVVIEGKVDKQAGVLATVMVQEGTLHVGDFLVVGENYGKIKAMTDSAGARIKEAGPSTPVQILGFSEVPSSGEKVQSAKNEHAAREVVAGRVDTRRDAENARVQRRLTLEEMMGPLGSVRTVNLILRADTQGSVEAIQGILARKESDDVKINVMLAGIGAPTEGDVLLASTAEATILCFSVTPSGGVKKVADSKGVDIKSFRIIYELIDEVDRLIKGNVEPVFEEKYLGRAEVRMVIRHPKSGNIAGSYVRDGSLKRNAKARVLRGKEVVYEGTIIGLKRFKDDVREVQTGFECGINIDWNDVMEGDIIEASEMVEVEQA, encoded by the coding sequence ATGTCGAAAGTTCGGATTTATACCCTCGCCAAAGACCTTGGCGTCGAAAACGCAAGAATGCTGGAAATTCTCGATGGGCTGGGCGTGTCGTACAAGAGCGTCAGCAGCACCATTGAGGAAGACACCGTGGAGCTGATCAAGCAGATTCTGGCCGAGGAGCAGGCGGAGGGCACCAGCGCCGAGGCAACCGCAGAACCGACCGTGCAGGCCCCCGCAGAGCAGGCCACACCCGAGCAGCCTGCGGCTGCCCCGGTGCCGCAGGCCAAGGCAGCTCCAGTGACCGACGCCCAAGGCGATGGCGGCACCTCCGAAGTGCCCCACCGCGCGCCTGTGGTTACCATCATGGGCCACGTGGACCACGGCAAGACCAGCCTGCTGGACTACATCCGCAAGACGAAGGTGGCGGCCAAGGAAGCGGGCGGCATCACCCAGCACGTCGGAGCCTTTGAAGCCAAGACCAGCAAGGGCAAGATCGTGTTCATTGACACGCCCGGCCACGAGGCGTTCACGACCATCCGCGCGCGCGGCGCCAACGTGGCTGACATTGCGATCATCGTGATTGCCGCCGACGACTCCCTGATGCCGCAGACCCGCGAGGCGATTGCCCACGCGCAGGCGGCCAAGGTGCCCATGATCGTGGCGATCAACAAGGTGGACCTGCCCCAGGCCGACCCCGAGCGCGTCAAGACCGACCTGACGCAGCTCAACCTCGTGCCCGAGGAGTACGGCGGGGACCTCGTGGTGGTGCCGGTGAGCGCCAGGACCGGCGAGGGCGTGGAAGACCTGCTGGAGTACATCAGCCTGACGGCTGAACTCGAAGACCTGCGCGCCGACCCCAGGGCAGCCTTTGGCGGCGTGGTCATTGAAGGCAAGGTGGACAAGCAGGCCGGCGTGCTGGCCACCGTGATGGTGCAGGAAGGCACCCTGCACGTGGGCGACTTCCTGGTGGTGGGCGAGAATTACGGCAAGATCAAGGCCATGACCGACAGCGCGGGGGCGCGCATCAAGGAAGCGGGCCCCAGCACCCCGGTGCAGATTCTGGGCTTCAGTGAGGTGCCGTCCAGCGGTGAGAAGGTGCAGTCGGCCAAGAACGAGCACGCCGCGCGCGAAGTGGTGGCCGGGCGAGTTGACACCCGCCGCGACGCCGAAAATGCCCGTGTGCAGCGCCGCCTGACCCTGGAAGAGATGATGGGGCCGCTGGGCAGTGTGCGCACCGTGAACCTGATTCTGCGCGCCGATACCCAGGGCAGCGTGGAAGCCATTCAGGGCATCCTGGCCCGCAAGGAATCCGACGACGTCAAGATCAACGTGATGCTCGCCGGCATTGGCGCGCCCACCGAAGGCGACGTGCTGCTGGCGTCCACCGCCGAGGCGACCATTCTGTGCTTCAGCGTCACCCCTTCAGGCGGCGTGAAGAAGGTGGCCGACTCCAAGGGCGTGGACATCAAGTCCTTCCGCATCATCTACGAACTCATTGATGAGGTGGACCGCCTGATCAAGGGCAACGTGGAGCCTGTGTTCGAGGAGAAGTACCTGGGCCGCGCCGAGGTGCGTATGGTCATCCGCCACCCCAAGAGCGGCAACATTGCCGGCTCGTACGTCCGGGACGGCTCGCTGAAGCGCAACGCCAAGGCCAGGGTGCTGCGCGGCAAAGAGGTGGTTTACGAGGGCACGATCATCGGCCTCAAGCGCTTCAAGGATGACGTGCGCGAGGTGCAGACCGGCTTCGAGTGCGGCATCAACATTGACTGGAACGACGTGATGGAAGGCGACATCATTGAAGCCAGCGAGATGGTGGAAGTCGAGCAGGCGTAA